GTCAGCTCCTCGATCACTACCCGGGGCATTGGCTCGCCTTCCTCGGCGTGGGTGATTGTCTGGTAGCTTTCTTCGTACAGCTCCCAGTACTTCAGCTTGTTGGTGCTGGCGAGCAGCGGCGAGCGTTTCAGGCCGCGATCGAAGCGGCTGCGCAGCTCGTCCGGGTCGAGCCTTTCGGCGAAGTCGCGCACGGCATGGATCATTGCCTTCAGGAGCGCGTTCTGGTGGTTTCTCACGTCATCGAATGCGGAGCGCACCGCCTGGTCGGGTGGCAGGTAGGACTCGCCCGGCTCGCCGAGCAGGTAGCGGAGCGCGTCCTGGACGTTGGCGGAGAACTTCAGCGGGTTGTTGCGGTTCGCCCGTATGATGGTTTGTGAGAGGCGCAACGCGTCTTTCATGCGGGCGCGGTTCTGCAGCAGTTCGGCAAGGCCCGTCAGCAGTTCGCGGGTCAGCCGGCCGGCAGTCTGCAGGACTTCGTCCGGGTTCGAGCCGCGCAGGTCCGAGGGCTTCAGGCCGGCGGCCTTGCAGAAGGTTTCGAGTGCCTGTGCGCTGTTGGCCTGCGGCGGTGCTGCCGCCGGGGCCGGCTTCGCCGGCGCCGGCACGGCCACCGGCTTGCGCGCCGCGCTGCTCGCGTCCGCATCGGCCGGCTTGAGATGGCGCTCGAGGGCGTTGTAGTCGAAGGCCCGCAGCTTGCTTTCATCGACCAGTTTCAGCTCGACGGACTCATCCACGGGCACGAGCTGGGCGCGCACCACGGAGTCCCGCATGCCGTCATCGGCCGGCTGTTCGCTGGCTGCATCGAGTTCGACGGTGACTTCATATTCGCCAAGGCGCAGGCGGTCGCCGTTGAACAGGCGCTGCGGATGGCCGCGGCCGACGGCGGTATCCGCTCCGTTCACGTACACGCCATTGCGACTCGTATCGACCAGGTAGTAGGCCCCCGCCTGGTAGTCGATGAGGGCGTGGCGGCTGGAGATGAAGCGCTTGTCGTCAGGCAATACCCAGTCGTTGTCTGCGGCACGGCCGATCGTGCCGCCGCAGGCACGAAACTCGCGCAGACCGCCGTTTTCCAGCTGGTCCTTCTGGTGACTGATGATGCGAAGGCGCAAAGCCATGTCGAGATTTCCTGCGCCCGTGCGCCGGGTCACCCACCGTGGTGGGGGAAACGACGGCCGGGAAACCGATTTCCGCCGCGCCATCATGGCGGTCTGCGGCGGTGCTCGCAGTAGTCTGGTTCACAGTTTGTCGAGTCCGGGCAGCGGGTCTTGGCCGCAGGTTTGCTGCGCTATAATGCGCGCCCGGTCCGACGATGATGCACGGCTGCCCCGGACTGCCACAGGTTCACGCACCCCCGCAATGTCGGCCCGACGACTTTACAAAATCTCATTTCTGAGTCAGGGCAAGGTCTACGAGATCTACGCCCGCTCGGTGGCCCAGGGCAGCCTGTTCGGCTTCATCGAGGTCGAAAAGCTGGTGTTCGGAGAACGCAGCAGCGTGGTGCTCGACCCCTCCGAGGAGCGCATCAAGTCGGAGTTCCAGGGCGTGCGCCGCACCTATCTGCCGATGCACGCCGTGCTGCGGATCGATGAGGTCGAAAAAGAGGGCGTCTGCAAGATCAGCAAGGCGGAAGGCGGCAACGTGGCGCAGTTTCCCATGCCGGTATTCGCTCCCGGCAGTCGCAATGACGGCGGCGAGTGAGGCTCGCGGCCGGCCGCCGCCATACTGACGATGCTTGAGATTGCCGGATCACCGGCCCTGACCGCATCGCGGCTCGCGCGACTGCTGAAGGCCATCCACGCGACGCACCCGCACATCCGCTCGGTCGAGGCACGCTTCATTCACTATCTCGACGTGACGCGGCCGCTGCAGCCTGCGCAGCGCCTCACGCTCGACGAGCTGCTGCGTTACGGGCCCGCTGCGCCAGCCGGTTCGCCGGCGCCCGCGGTCCTGTGGGTCGTCCCACGGCTCGGAACCATCTCGCCGTGGTCCAGCAAGGCGACCGACATCCTGCGCAACAGCGGGCTCGATGCCGTGCAACGCTGCGAGCGTGGCATCGCCTACGGCTTCGTCGCCGGGCAGCCGTTGTCCCAGGCCGACGTGCGCGCGCTCGCGCCGTTGCTGCATGACCGGATGACGGAAACGGCGCTCACCCGGCCGCCCACCTCTGCGGAGCTCTTCGCCGGGGCGAGGCCCGCCCCGTTGCGGCGGGTGCCGTTGGTCCGGCTCGGCCGCGGCGCGCTGGAAGAAGCAAACCGCGCCTGGGGACTGGCGTTGTCGGACGAGGAAGTGGACTACCTCGAGTCGCGTTTCCGGGAACTCGCGCGCGATCCCACCGACGCCGAGTTGATGATGTTCGCGCAGGCCAACTCCGAGCACTGCCGTCACAAGATATTCAATGCAAGCTGGACCATTGACGATGCCAGGCAGCCGCACAGCCTGTTCGACCTGATCCGCAGCACTCACGCTGCCAGCCCGCAGGGCGTGCTCAGTGCCTACAGCGACAATGCGGCGGTGATCGAAGGAGCGATGGCGGCGCGCCTGCTCGCCGATCCGCTGACCGGCGAATACCGGTTGCAGCGCGAATGCACGCACACCCTGCTGAAGGTGGAAACGCACAATCACCCCACCGCCATTTCGCCATTTCCGGGGGCGGCGACGGGTGCCGGTGGCGAGATCCGTGACGAAGGCGCCACGGGTCGTGGCGCACGGCCCAAGGCCGGCATGGCCGGGTTCACCGTGTCACACCTGCGGCTGCCGGCATGCCCGCAGCCCTGGGAGGCGGACGATGTCGGCCGGCCCCGGCGACTGGCGTCGGCGCTGCAGATCATGCTCGAAGGGCCGATCGGTGCGGCGGCTTTCAACAATGAATTCGGACGGCCGAACATCGCCGGCTACTTCCGCAGCTTCGAGCAGGCGGTGCCGGGTGAGCCCGGCCGCGCCTGGGGTTACCACAAGCCGATCATGATTGCGGGCGGGCTCGGCAACATTCGCGGCGACGACGTGCACAAGTCCGGGGTGCCGGAGGGCTCGCTCCTGATCGTGATCGGCGGTCCGGCCATGCTGATCGGGCTCGGCGGCGGTGCGGCGTCTTCCATGACCAGCGGGCAGAGCACCGAGGACCTGGATTTCGCTTCGGTGCAGAGGGGCAACCCGGAGATGCAACGTCGCGCCCAGGAGGTGATCGAGGCCTGCTGGAGCGCCGGTGCGGGGCCGTCCGGGCGCAATCCCATCCTGATGATTCATGACGTCGGTGCCGGTGGCCTGTCGAACGCGCTGCCGGAACTGGTCCATGGCAGCGGACGCGGCGGGTGCATCGAACTGCGCGAGGTTCCGAACGCGGAGCCGGGCATGGCGCCGGCACAGATCTGGTGCAACGAGGCGCAGGAGCGCTACGTGCTCGCGATTGCGCCGGATGACCTCGAGTGGTTTCGGGCCATCTGCCAGCGCGAGCGCTGCCCGTTCGCGGTCCTTGGCAGCGCGGATGCTTCCGGACGATTGCTGGTGAGCGACCGGCTGCTCGGCGAACCGGTGGTCGACATGCCGCTCGATGTGCTGCTCGGCAAGCCGCCAGCAACCCGCATGCGAGTGAAACGCCAGCCGCGCCCGGTCGGCCTGGCGGAGTTCGCCGGCATCGATCTGGTGGAGGCTTGCCGGCGGGTGTTGCGCTTTCCCGCGGTGGCCGACAAGTCGTTCCTGATCCACATCGGTGATCGAACGGTGGGTGGGCTGGTGCACCGTGACCAGCTCGTCGGACCCTGGCAGGTCGCGGTGAGTGACGTCGCGGTCACCGCGCTCGGGTTCGACGGCGAGGCGGGTGAAGCCATGGCGATCGGCGAGCGTCCGCCGCTGGCGATCATCGATCCGGCTGCCGCCGGCAGAATGGCGGTCGGTGAGGCACTGACCAATATCCTGAGCGCAGACGTGGGCGGTTTGCGACGCGTGCGCTTGTCAGCCAACTGGATGGCGGCAAGCGGTGTGAGCGGCGAGGACGAGGCGCTGTTCGATGCGGTGACTGCCGTCTCCGCGCTGTGCTGCGAGTTGGGCGTAGCCATTCCGGTGGGCAAGGATTCGCTGTCGATGCGCTCGGCATGGCAGGATCACGGCGCGCCCCGGGCGGTGGTCGCGCCGGTCTCGCTCGTGGTGACCGCTTTTGCGCCGTTGGCCGATATTCGCCGAACGCTTACGCCCCAGCTCAGGCAGGAAGAGGGGAGCTGCCTGTACCTGCTCGAACTCGTCCCCGGTGGGCAGCATCGGCTCGGCGGGTCCTGTCTCGCGCAGGCATTTGGCGTGTTGGGCGGCCCGGTGCCGGATCTCGACGATGCGCAGCGGTTCATGCAACTGGTCGCCTGCGTACTGGTCCTGCACGAGCGTCACCTGATGCTCGCCTACCACGACCGCTCCGACGGCGGACTATTCGCGGCATTGTGCGAGATGGCATTTGCAGGACGCGCGGGCCTCAGCGTCGAGTTGGCGTCCGGTAACTCCGCTCAGGTACTCGGCGCACTGTTCAGCGAGGAACTGGGCGTGCTCATCCAGGTGCGTCAGGGGGACGTGGCTGCCGTCGAGGCGGTGGCCGCCGAACACGGGGTCGGTGAATGTCTGCGCCGCATCGCCGTCGTGACCCGCGGCGACCGCCTGCTGTTCCAGCAGCGCGGTACGGTGTTGCTGGACTTCGATCGCAATGAACTGTACGCGCTCTGGTCGGAGCTCAGTTACCACATGCAGGCCCTGCGGGATAATCCCGCGAGCGCTGCGCAGGCCTACGAGGCCGGGCTCGATGCGGACGATCCGGGACTCGCGCCGCGACTGACCTTCGATCCGGCGGCGGCGCCGCGAGTGGTCACAGGCGCGGCGCCGCGGGTTGCGATCCTGCGCGAGCAGGGCATCAATGGCCAGGTCGAAATGGCGGCCGCGTTCCTGCGTGCCGGGTTTGCGCCGGTGGACGTGCACATGTCGGACCTGCTCGCCGGCCGGCGCAGCCTCGGGGAGTTTCGCGGCCTGGTGGCCTGCGGTGGATTCTCCTATGGCGACGTGCTGGGTGCAGGCGGCGGCTGGGCCAAGTCGATCCTGTTCAACGCCGCCATGCGCGAGCAGTTCCAGGCATTTTTTGCGCGCCCCGACACCTTTGCCCTCGGGGTCTGCAACGGCTGCCAGATGCTGTCGGCCCTGCAGCCGCTCATTCCCGGCGCCGGGCACTGGCCGCGCTTCGTGCAGAATCTCTCGGAGCAGTTCGAGGCGCGCCTGAGCCTGGTGGAGATACTGCCCGGCACGTCCATTTTTACCCAGGGCATGACCGGCAGTCGTTTGCTGATCGCTACCTCGCACGGCGAGGGTCGCGCGGAGTTCGCGGCCTTGTCCGATCTCGCGGCGTGCTTCGCAGGCGGGCAGGTCGCCCTGCGCTACGTGGACAACCACGGACGTCCTGCCACAAGTTATCCGGCAAATCCGAATGGTTCGCCGGATGGCGTGGCCGGTTTCAGTGCCGCAGACGGCAGGGTGCTGATCATGATGCCGCATCCCGAGCGCGTGCACCTCAGCTTCCAGCACTCCTGGCACCCGGACGGATGGGGCGAAGAGGGGCCGTGGATGCGCATATTCCACAACGCCCGCGCCTGGGTCGGCTGAGCCGATCGCAGGGGCGCTCAGCCTTCGGCCGAACGTGCTCCGGGTCTCGCGGTTGCCGGGCGCGCAGCCGCGGCAGACTCGGCGGGAAAGTGGCGCAGCCGCAGGGCCTGCAGGAATTTCGCCCGCCGGACGTAGGTCTGGTAAAGCAGATCCTTCATGGTCTCGAGGAGCACGGCCGACTGCGCACGGTTCAACGGTTGCGGTGAGGTGCCGGCCGCCGGTTCGCCTTCGAACAGCACGCGCCGGATGGCATCGAAGGTGGCGTCGTCGATCTCCGCCATCATGCGCACGTCCGCAACCTGGTCGAAGATGCGCAGG
This genomic interval from Gammaproteobacteria bacterium contains the following:
- the purL gene encoding phosphoribosylformylglycinamidine synthase, which codes for MLEIAGSPALTASRLARLLKAIHATHPHIRSVEARFIHYLDVTRPLQPAQRLTLDELLRYGPAAPAGSPAPAVLWVVPRLGTISPWSSKATDILRNSGLDAVQRCERGIAYGFVAGQPLSQADVRALAPLLHDRMTETALTRPPTSAELFAGARPAPLRRVPLVRLGRGALEEANRAWGLALSDEEVDYLESRFRELARDPTDAELMMFAQANSEHCRHKIFNASWTIDDARQPHSLFDLIRSTHAASPQGVLSAYSDNAAVIEGAMAARLLADPLTGEYRLQRECTHTLLKVETHNHPTAISPFPGAATGAGGEIRDEGATGRGARPKAGMAGFTVSHLRLPACPQPWEADDVGRPRRLASALQIMLEGPIGAAAFNNEFGRPNIAGYFRSFEQAVPGEPGRAWGYHKPIMIAGGLGNIRGDDVHKSGVPEGSLLIVIGGPAMLIGLGGGAASSMTSGQSTEDLDFASVQRGNPEMQRRAQEVIEACWSAGAGPSGRNPILMIHDVGAGGLSNALPELVHGSGRGGCIELREVPNAEPGMAPAQIWCNEAQERYVLAIAPDDLEWFRAICQRERCPFAVLGSADASGRLLVSDRLLGEPVVDMPLDVLLGKPPATRMRVKRQPRPVGLAEFAGIDLVEACRRVLRFPAVADKSFLIHIGDRTVGGLVHRDQLVGPWQVAVSDVAVTALGFDGEAGEAMAIGERPPLAIIDPAAAGRMAVGEALTNILSADVGGLRRVRLSANWMAASGVSGEDEALFDAVTAVSALCCELGVAIPVGKDSLSMRSAWQDHGAPRAVVAPVSLVVTAFAPLADIRRTLTPQLRQEEGSCLYLLELVPGGQHRLGGSCLAQAFGVLGGPVPDLDDAQRFMQLVACVLVLHERHLMLAYHDRSDGGLFAALCEMAFAGRAGLSVELASGNSAQVLGALFSEELGVLIQVRQGDVAAVEAVAAEHGVGECLRRIAVVTRGDRLLFQQRGTVLLDFDRNELYALWSELSYHMQALRDNPASAAQAYEAGLDADDPGLAPRLTFDPAAAPRVVTGAAPRVAILREQGINGQVEMAAAFLRAGFAPVDVHMSDLLAGRRSLGEFRGLVACGGFSYGDVLGAGGGWAKSILFNAAMREQFQAFFARPDTFALGVCNGCQMLSALQPLIPGAGHWPRFVQNLSEQFEARLSLVEILPGTSIFTQGMTGSRLLIATSHGEGRAEFAALSDLAACFAGGQVALRYVDNHGRPATSYPANPNGSPDGVAGFSAADGRVLIMMPHPERVHLSFQHSWHPDGWGEEGPWMRIFHNARAWVG
- a CDS encoding DUF1820 family protein: MSARRLYKISFLSQGKVYEIYARSVAQGSLFGFIEVEKLVFGERSSVVLDPSEERIKSEFQGVRRTYLPMHAVLRIDEVEKEGVCKISKAEGGNVAQFPMPVFAPGSRNDGGE
- the tagH gene encoding type VI secretion system-associated FHA domain protein TagH, with amino-acid sequence MALRLRIISHQKDQLENGGLREFRACGGTIGRAADNDWVLPDDKRFISSRHALIDYQAGAYYLVDTSRNGVYVNGADTAVGRGHPQRLFNGDRLRLGEYEVTVELDAASEQPADDGMRDSVVRAQLVPVDESVELKLVDESKLRAFDYNALERHLKPADADASSAARKPVAVPAPAKPAPAAAPPQANSAQALETFCKAAGLKPSDLRGSNPDEVLQTAGRLTRELLTGLAELLQNRARMKDALRLSQTIIRANRNNPLKFSANVQDALRYLLGEPGESYLPPDQAVRSAFDDVRNHQNALLKAMIHAVRDFAERLDPDELRSRFDRGLKRSPLLASTNKLKYWELYEESYQTITHAEEGEPMPRVVIEELTRVYEQELETLQQGATRPILPHPAQAN